One genomic region from Strix uralensis isolate ZFMK-TIS-50842 chromosome 5, bStrUra1, whole genome shotgun sequence encodes:
- the PMPCB gene encoding mitochondrial-processing peptidase subunit beta isoform X1, with the protein MAASIARLAARRLFLPWSTRLVRVSGSGDRCVHVGTGRLRASKAATEVILNVPETRVSPLENGLQVASEDSGLSTCTVGLWIDAGSRYENEKNNGTAHFLEHMAFKGTKKRSQLDLELEIENMGAHLNAYTSREQTVYYAKAFSKDLPRAVEILADIIQNSTLGEAEIERERGVILREMQEVETNLQEVVFDYLHATAYQKTALGRTILGPTENIKSINRNDLVEYITTHYKGPRMVLAAAGGVSHDELLDLAKCHFGNLPSAPEGGLPPLPPCSFTGSEIRIRDDKMPLAHIAIAVEAAGWSHPDTIPLMVANTLIGNWDRSFGGGVQNLSSKLAQIACHGNLCHSFQSFNTCYTDTGLWGLYMVCEPSTIQDMVHFVQREWIRLCTSVTENEVARAKNLLKTNMLLQLDGSTPICEDIGRQMLCYKRRIPIPELEARIEAIDAQTIREVCTKYIYDKHPAVAAVGPIEQLPEYNKICSGMYWLRE; encoded by the exons ATGGCTGCGTCTATCGCTCGCTTGGCGGCTCGGCGGCTTTTCCTGCCCTGGTCTACTCGCCTTGTGCGAGTGTCCGGCTCGGGGGACCGG TGTGTACATGTTGGAACAGGCAGGCTCAGAGCTTCCAAAGCAGCAACAGAAGTGATCTTAAATGTTCCTGAAACTAGAGTGAGTCCTCTGGAAAACGGCTTGCAAGTAGCGTCTGAAGACTCTGGACTCTCAACATGCACA GTTGGACTTTGGATTGATGCTGGAAGTAGGTATGAAAATGAGAAGAACAATGGAACTGCTCACTTCCTTGAGCACATGGCTTTCAAG GGAACAAAAAAGAGATCTCAGTTAGACCTTGAACTAGAGATTGAGAACATGGGAGCTCATCTGAATGCGTATACATCCAGGGAACAAACCGTGTATTATGCAAAGGCTTTTTCGAAAGACTTACCAAGAG CTGTGGAAATTCTTGCCGACATAATTCAGAACAGTACCCTGGGAGAAGCAGAGATTGAGCGTGAGCGAGGAGTTATACTTCGAGAGATGCAAGAAGTTGAAACCAATTTACAAGAAGTTGTCTTTGATTACCTTCATGCTACAGCCTATCAGAAGACAGCCCTAGGACGGACAATTTTAGGACCCACTGAAAACATCAA ATCCATAAACCGTAATGACTTGGTGGAGTACATAACAACGCATTACAAAGGACCCAGAAtggtcctggctgctgctggag GGGTCTCTCATGATGAGCTCCTTGACCTAGCGAAGTGCCACTTCGGTAACTTGCCATCTGCTCCAGAAGGAGGACTGCCACCCCTGCCGCCTTGCAGCTTCACAGGTAGTGAG ATCCGTATAAGAGATGACAAGATGCCCTTGGCACACATTGCCATAGCTGTTGAAGCAGCTGGCTGGTCGCACCCAGATACGATCCCCCTCATGGTAGCGAATACTCTGATAGGTAACTGGGATCGTTCCTTTGGAGGAGGCGTG CAGAATTTATCCAGTAAACTTGCTCAGATTGCCTGCCATGGTAACCTGTGTCACAGTTTCCAGTCCTTCAACACCTGCTATACTGATACAGGGCTGTGGGGACTCTATATGGTCTGTGAGCCATCCACTATACAGGACATGGTGCACTTTGTTCAGAGGGAGTG gATAAGACTTTGCACAAGCGTTACAGAAAATGAAGTAGCTCGAGCAAAAAATCTTCTGAAGACAAATATGCTGCTACAACTTGATG GGTCCACACCAATCTGTGAAGACAttggaagacaaatgctgtgctATAAGCGCCGAATCCCAATTCCAGAACTTGAGGCAAGAATTGAA GCTATTGATGCCCAGACTATTAGAGAAGTTTGCACAAAGTACATCTATGATAAGCATCCTGCAGTTGCTGCTGTGG GTCCCATTGAACAGCTTCCAGAGTATAACAAAATCTGCAGTGGCATGTATTGGCTTCGTGAGTGA
- the PMPCB gene encoding mitochondrial-processing peptidase subunit beta isoform X2: protein MAASIARLAARRLFLPWSTRLVRVSGSGDRCVHVGTGRLRASKAATEVILNVPETRVSPLENGLQVASEDSGLSTCTVGLWIDAGSRYENEKNNGTAHFLEHMAFKGTKKRSQLDLELEIENMGAHLNAYTSREQTVYYAKAFSKDLPRAVEILADIIQNSTLGEAEIERERGVILREMQEVETNLQEVVFDYLHATAYQKTALGRTILGPTENIKSINRNDLVEYITTHYKGPRMVLAAAGGVSHDELLDLAKCHFGNLPSAPEGGLPPLPPCSFTGSEIRIRDDKMPLAHIAIAVEAAGWSHPDTIPLMVANTLIGNWDRSFGGGVNLSSKLAQIACHGNLCHSFQSFNTCYTDTGLWGLYMVCEPSTIQDMVHFVQREWIRLCTSVTENEVARAKNLLKTNMLLQLDGSTPICEDIGRQMLCYKRRIPIPELEARIEAIDAQTIREVCTKYIYDKHPAVAAVGPIEQLPEYNKICSGMYWLRE from the exons ATGGCTGCGTCTATCGCTCGCTTGGCGGCTCGGCGGCTTTTCCTGCCCTGGTCTACTCGCCTTGTGCGAGTGTCCGGCTCGGGGGACCGG TGTGTACATGTTGGAACAGGCAGGCTCAGAGCTTCCAAAGCAGCAACAGAAGTGATCTTAAATGTTCCTGAAACTAGAGTGAGTCCTCTGGAAAACGGCTTGCAAGTAGCGTCTGAAGACTCTGGACTCTCAACATGCACA GTTGGACTTTGGATTGATGCTGGAAGTAGGTATGAAAATGAGAAGAACAATGGAACTGCTCACTTCCTTGAGCACATGGCTTTCAAG GGAACAAAAAAGAGATCTCAGTTAGACCTTGAACTAGAGATTGAGAACATGGGAGCTCATCTGAATGCGTATACATCCAGGGAACAAACCGTGTATTATGCAAAGGCTTTTTCGAAAGACTTACCAAGAG CTGTGGAAATTCTTGCCGACATAATTCAGAACAGTACCCTGGGAGAAGCAGAGATTGAGCGTGAGCGAGGAGTTATACTTCGAGAGATGCAAGAAGTTGAAACCAATTTACAAGAAGTTGTCTTTGATTACCTTCATGCTACAGCCTATCAGAAGACAGCCCTAGGACGGACAATTTTAGGACCCACTGAAAACATCAA ATCCATAAACCGTAATGACTTGGTGGAGTACATAACAACGCATTACAAAGGACCCAGAAtggtcctggctgctgctggag GGGTCTCTCATGATGAGCTCCTTGACCTAGCGAAGTGCCACTTCGGTAACTTGCCATCTGCTCCAGAAGGAGGACTGCCACCCCTGCCGCCTTGCAGCTTCACAGGTAGTGAG ATCCGTATAAGAGATGACAAGATGCCCTTGGCACACATTGCCATAGCTGTTGAAGCAGCTGGCTGGTCGCACCCAGATACGATCCCCCTCATGGTAGCGAATACTCTGATAGGTAACTGGGATCGTTCCTTTGGAGGAGGCGTG AATTTATCCAGTAAACTTGCTCAGATTGCCTGCCATGGTAACCTGTGTCACAGTTTCCAGTCCTTCAACACCTGCTATACTGATACAGGGCTGTGGGGACTCTATATGGTCTGTGAGCCATCCACTATACAGGACATGGTGCACTTTGTTCAGAGGGAGTG gATAAGACTTTGCACAAGCGTTACAGAAAATGAAGTAGCTCGAGCAAAAAATCTTCTGAAGACAAATATGCTGCTACAACTTGATG GGTCCACACCAATCTGTGAAGACAttggaagacaaatgctgtgctATAAGCGCCGAATCCCAATTCCAGAACTTGAGGCAAGAATTGAA GCTATTGATGCCCAGACTATTAGAGAAGTTTGCACAAAGTACATCTATGATAAGCATCCTGCAGTTGCTGCTGTGG GTCCCATTGAACAGCTTCCAGAGTATAACAAAATCTGCAGTGGCATGTATTGGCTTCGTGAGTGA